The following nucleotide sequence is from Saccharothrix texasensis.
GGAGCTGCTCGGCGTGCCGCAGGTGACGCAGGTGCGCAAGCTCACCGTCGAAGGCGGCACGGTCAAGGCCGAGCGAGAGACCGACGAGGGCGTCGCGCACCTCGAGGCGAGCCTGCCCGCCGTCGTCAGCGTGAACGAGAAGATCAACGAGCCGCGGTACCCGTCGTTCAAGGGCATCATGGCGGCCAAGAAGAAGCCGGTCAGCAAGCTCACGGTCGCGGACCTGGGGCTCGACGCGGGCGAGGTCGGCCTCGGCGCGGCCTGGTCGCAGGTGCTGGAGTCGGCGCCGAAGCCGCCGCGCGGCGCCGGTCAGCGTGTCGAGGACTCGGGTGACGGCGGTTCGAAGATCGCCGCGTACCTGGTCGACCAGAAGCTCATCTGAAGGCGAGGAATCCAATGTCCGAAGTACTCGTCCTCGTCGACCACGTCGACGGCGAGGTCAAGAAGGTCACCTATGAGCTTCTATCCGCCGCGCGCCGTCTCGGCGAGCCGGCCGCGGTGGTGGTCGGATCGCCCGGCACCGCGGGCAAGGTGAGGGAGTCGCTGGGCCGTTACGGCGCGGTGAAGGTGTACGCGGTGGAGTCGGACGACGCGGTGAACCACCTGGTCACGCCGAAGGTGGACGCGCTCGCCGCGCTCGCGGCCACCGCGTCGCCCGCCGCCGTGCTGGTGTCGGCGACGTTGGAGGGCAAGGAGGTCGCGGGCCGGCTCGCCGTGCGCCTCGACTCCGGCCTGCTCTACGACGCCGTCGACCTCGACGGCGAGGGCGTCGCCACGCAGTCGATCTTCGGTGGCGCGTACGTGGTGAAGTCGAAGGTCAGCAAGGGCGTGCCGGTCATCGCGGTCCGCCCCGGCGGCGTCGAGGCGTCCGAGTCGCCCGCGGACGCGGTCGAGCAGGCCGTCGAGGCGCCCGCCGCGAACCCGGCGCTGGTCACCAAGGTCACCGGCCGCGAGGCGGTCGCCGGCGGCGACCGGCCCGAGCTGACCGAGGCGTCGGTCGTCGTGTCCGGCGGTCGTGGCGTGGGCAGCGCGGAGAGCTTCGACGTCGTGGAGAAGCTGGCCGACAGCCTCGGCGCGGCGGTCGGCGCGTCCCGGGCCGCGGTGGACTCCGGCTACTACCCGCACCAGTTCCAGGTCGGCCAGACCGGCAAGACGGTCTCGCCGCAGCTGTACATCGCGCTGGGCATCTCCGGCGCGATCCAGCACCGGGCGGGCATGCAGACGTCCAAGACCATCGTCGCGGTCAACAAGGACCCGGAGGCGCCGATCTTCGAGATCGCCGACTTCGGCGTCGTCGGCGACCTGTTCGCGGTCGCGCCGCAGCTGACCGACGAGGTCGGCAAGCGCAAGGGCTGACCGACGAGGACCAGGGCTGATCCGCCCGGTCGACGAGGGCTGACCTGCGGGTTCGTCCGCCAGTGCGGTCGAGGGCCGCTCCGCTTCGCGCGGGGCGGCCCTCGTGCTGTCCGCGGCCTCACCGCGCCTTAACCGACCTGCCACCGAGGCGTCACCGGAACGGCCTGCTCCCGGTCGCCAACCGGTCGGTAGACCAGACCCATGACGCAGCCGCAACTGCTTGTCAGCACCGGTGACGCCGCTTCCGACGCGCCGCGCTACTCCCTGCTGGTCGCGCGCGACAGCGACGAGGTCGTGGCCGCGCAGCGGCTGCGGCACCAGGTGTTCGCCACCGAGATGGGCGCCGTGCTGCACAGCTCCGTGCCGGGGCACGACGTCGACCACTTCGACCGGTTCTGCGACCACCTCGTGGTCCGCGACGACCGGACCGGCGACATCGTCGGCACCTACCGGATGCTGCCGCCGGAACGGGCGGCCGAAGCGGGCGGGCTGTACTCCGACGGCGAGTTCGACCTGTCCGCGCTCGACCCCCTGCGGCCGTCGCTGGTGGAGACCGGCCGGTCGTGCGTGCACCCCGACCACCGCAACGGGGCCGTGGTGTCGCTGGTGTGGGCCGGGATCGCCCGGTACATGCTGCTGTCCGGGCACTCGTGGCTGATCGGCTGCGCCTCCGTTCCCCTGGGGTCGGGCACACCGCACGACGGCGGGTCGTTCGCGGCGGGCGTCTGGGACGTCGTCCAGGCCAAGCATTACGCGCCCGACGAGTACCGGGTGCGACCGCTGACGCCGTGGGACGTCGACTCGGTGGCGCGGCCGGCGAAGACCGTGCTGCCGCCGCTGCTGAAGGGCTACCTGCGCCTGGGCGCGTGGGTCGCCGGCCGGCCCGCCCTGGACGCCGACTTCGGCGTGGCCGACCTGCCCGTGCTGCTCGGGATGCACCGGGTGGACCAGCGCTACCTCAAGTTCTTCCTCGGGGAGACGGCGTGAGCAAGCACGCGTGGATGCCGGTGTCGCCGTGCGGCGACGGGTGCGTGGACCACTCGACGGCCTCCGTCGGCCGGGTCCGGACGGCGTGGCGGGTGGTGGCGGCGTCCGCGGTCGTGCTGTCCGGGCTGCTCGTGGTGCTCGGCGTGCTGTGCGTGCGGGGGCGGGCGCGTTCGGCGCTGCTGCGGCGCTGGTTCCGGGCCCTGCTCGGCGCGTTCGGGGTGCGGCTGCGGGTGCTCGGGCCGGTGTTCCAGGACAACCCGGGACGCGGCGTGCTGGTGGTGTCCAACCACGTGTCCTGGTTGGACGAGCTGGCGATCGACGCGGTGCAGCCCATCCGGATGGTCGCGAAGCGGGACATCCGCGACTGGCCGGTGCTCGGCCCGCTGATCACCGCGGCCCGCACGGTGTACCTGGACCGGGAGCGGCTGTCGCTGCTGCCGGGCACGGTGGCCGAGCTGGCGGCGGCGCTGCGCGACGGCGCGGCGGTCGGCATCCACGCGGAGGGGACGACGTGGTGCGGCCTGGCGTCCGGGCGTTACCGGCCGGCGCTGTTCCAGGCCGCGCTGGACGCCGGCGTGCCCGTGCGGCCGGTGGTGCTGCGCTACTCGCAGGGGTCGGCGACGTCCACCACCCCCGCGTTCGTGGGTTCCGACACGCTGGTCGACTCGCTGCGGCGGGTGCTGCGCTCGCGCGGGCTGGTGGTGGAGGTGCACGTGCTGGACGAGGTCGCGCCGGGCCGCGCCGAGACGCGCCGCGAACTCGCGGCGCTCGTGCAGCAGGAGGCCGAACGGGTGGCGTACGCCCCGGTCGAGGTGCCCTCGCCGCGCCGGCACGCCACCCGGGTCGCCTGAACCGCGCTCAGCAGGCCTTGACCGACACGGAGTGCACCCGGCCGGAGATGTTGTAGATCGTCACGGTGCTCCAGCCGCCGTTCGCGGTCACGTTGTACTGGTAGCCGGACTGGACCTGCCGGCTGCGCGTCGCGCCCGCCGGGACGTTGGTCTCCTGCGCGACGGACGTGCCGGACTTCGTCCCGCTGGCGTAGATGATCCCGAACAGCCAGGGGCCGCCGCAGTTGTTGGTCCAGTTGATGTAGCCGTAGCTCTCGGCGGACGCAGGGCCCGCCGTGACGGCGAGACCGCCGACGGCCAGGGCCAGGGAGGCGAGCAGGACGGTTAAGCGCTGACGCACGGCTTCTCCTTCGGGGCACGAGTGGATCACGCCCAGTCAACACCGCATCGCCCACCGCCACGCCGGTCGTTCGCACCACACCGTTCGCGCAGGTGGTCCGGGCCCGACTGCGTCATATTGCCTTGACCTCCACCCCGGTAGAGGTTGAACCATTGAGCCGTGACGACGACGACCGACAGGCCCGCCAGGAGCAACCTCTGGACACCCGAACGGCGGGGCCCGACGGTCGGGATCATCCTGCTCGTCACGCTGCTCGCGTTCGAGAACATGGGCGTCAGCACGGCGATGCCGCGCATGGTCGCCGACCTCGACGGCAACGACCTGTACGCGTGGCCGTTCCTGGCGTTCCTCGCCGCGAGCGTGGTCGCCACCGTCCTGTCCGGACGGCTCAGCGACCTGCGCGGACCGCGGCCGTCGCTGCTGATCGGTCCCGCGCTGTTCCTGGTCGGCCTGGTCGTCGCCGGTCTCGCCCAGGACATGCCGCTGCTGCTCCTCGGCCGCGTGCTGCAGGGCATCGGCGGCGGCGCGCAGGTGGTCGCGGTCTACGTCCTGATCGGCCTGGTCTACCCGGAACGGGACCGGCCCGCGGTGTTCGGCCTGCTCGCGTCGGCGTGGGTGGTGCCGTCGCTGGTCGGGCCGGCGCTGTCCGGGTGGCTGACCGAGACGCTGAGCTGGCGGTGGGTGTTCCTGGGGCTGGCGCCGTTCGTGCTGGTCGGCGTGCTGCTCCTGGTGCCCGTGCTGCGGAACCTGCCGCCGCACACCCCCGACCGGAACACCCGGCGGGGCCTGCCCCTGGCCGCGCTCGGCGCGGGGTTCGGCGTCGCGGCGCTGAGCTGGGCCGCCCAGCACCCCACCGGCGTCAACCTGGTCATCGGTCTGGCCGGGCTGCTCGCCCTGGCGCCCGCGCTGCGCGTGCTGCTGCCCAAGGGCACGCTCACCGCCCGTCGCGGCCTGCCGGTGACGATCCTGGCCCGCGCGCTGCTGGCGGGCTCGTTCTTCGCCGCCGAGGCGTTCATCCCGCTGACGCTGACCGCCGTGCACGGCTACTCGGCCATCGCCGCCGGCATCCCGCTCACGCTGAGCGCGCTGGGCTGGTCGAGCGCCGCCTGGTGGCAGTCCCGCCGACCGGACATCCCGCGCGAGAAGCTGGTGCGCTGGGGGTTCGTGCTCAACGCGGTGGGAATCTCCGGAGTGACGCTCATCGCACCGTCGTGGGGTCCGGTGTGGGCCACCCCGGTGCTGTGGGCGGTGGCCGGAGCGGGGATGGGGATGGCCATGTCGAGCCTGAGCGTGCTCACGCTGGGCGCGTCGACCGAGGTCGACCGGGGGTTCAACTCCTCGGCGCTGCAGATCAGCGACATGCTCGGCTCCGCGCTGCTGGTCGGCCTCGGCGGTGTGCTCGTCACCACGTTCGCCTCCGCCGCCGCGCCGACGGCCGCCGTGGTGCCGTTCGACCTGCTGATGGCGGGCGTCGCGGTGCTCGGTGCGGTGCTCGCGGGACGTCTGGGCAGGGCTACCCTGGAAAGCTGATGGCCTACTTCGACCACGCCGCCACGACCCCCATGCTCCCCGAGGCGATCGAGGCGATGACTCGGGCGTTGTCCACGACGGGCAACGCCTCGTCGTTGCACACCTCGGGCCGGCGGGCGCGGCGGCTGGTCGAGGAGGCGCGGGAGGACATCGCGGACGCCCTGGGCGCGCGACCCTCCGAGGTGATCTTCACCAGTGGCGGCACGGAGAGCGACAACCTCGCGGTCAAGGGCGTCTACTGGTCCCGCCGCACGTCGCGCCGCCGCCGGGTGGTGGCCACCTCGGTCGAGCACCACGCCGTGCTGGACGCCGTGCAGTGGCTGGTCGAGCACGAGGGCGCCGAGGTCACCTGGCTGGAGCCCGACGGGCTCGGCCGGATCAGGCCCGAGGCGCTGCGCGACGCGCTGGACGACGACGTCGCCCTGGTCACCACGATGTGGGCGAACAACGAGGTCGGCACGATCAACCCGGTGCGCGAGCTGGCCGAGCTGGCCGCCGAGCGCGCGGTGCCGTTCCACACGGACGCGGTGCAGGCCGTCGGCGCGGTGCCGGTCGACTTCACCGCCTCGGGCGCGTCCGCGTTGACGCTCACCGGGCACAAGCTCGGCGGGCCGTACGGCGTCGGCGCGCTGCTGCTGGGACGTGACGTGGCGACCACGCCCGTGCTGCACGGCGGCGGGCAGGAGCGGGAAGTGCGGTCGGGCACGCTGGACGTGCCGTCGATCGTCGCCCTCGCCGTCGCGGTGCGGCACGCGGTGACCCACCAGGCCGCGACCGCCGCCGAGGTCGCGGCGCTGCGCGACGAGCTGGTGGCGTCGGTGCGGCGCGTGGTGCCGGACGTCGGGGTGAACGGCGACCCGGTGCACCGGCTGCCCGGCAACGCGCACCTGACGTTCCCCGGCTGCGAGGGCGACAGCCTGCTGATGCTGCTGGACGCCAAGGGCGTCGAGTGCTCCACCGGCTCGGCCTGCACGGCGGGCGTGGCGCAGCCCAGCCACGTGCTGCTGGCCATGGGCGTGGACCCGGTGCGGGCCCGCGGCTCGCTGCGGTTCACGCTGGGCCACACGTCCACGGCGGCGGACGTGCGCGAACTGGCCGAGGTGATCGGCCCGGTGGTCGAACGCGCCCGCACGGCGGGCATCGCGGGGTTGAAGAGGCTTGCGGGCAAGGCGACGGCGGAGGTGTGACGGCATGCGGGTGCTGGCGGCGATGAGCGGCGGGGTGGATTCCGCCGTGGCTGCGGCGCGGGCGGTGGCGGCGGGCCACGAGGTGACCGGCGTGCACCTGGCGTTGTCGGCGAAGCCCGGCACGCTGCGCACCGGCGCGCGCGGCTGCTGCACCATCGAGGACGCCCGGGACGCGCGGCGCGCGGCGGACGTGCTCGGCATCCCGTTCTACGTCTGGGACTTCGCGGAGCGGTTCACCGAGGAGGTCGTGGACGAGTTCGTGGCCGAGTACGCGGCCGGCCGCACGCCCAACCCGTGCCTGCGGTGCAACGAGAAGATCAAGTTCGAGGCGTTGCTGGACAAGGCGAT
It contains:
- a CDS encoding MFS transporter; this encodes MTTTTDRPARSNLWTPERRGPTVGIILLVTLLAFENMGVSTAMPRMVADLDGNDLYAWPFLAFLAASVVATVLSGRLSDLRGPRPSLLIGPALFLVGLVVAGLAQDMPLLLLGRVLQGIGGGAQVVAVYVLIGLVYPERDRPAVFGLLASAWVVPSLVGPALSGWLTETLSWRWVFLGLAPFVLVGVLLLVPVLRNLPPHTPDRNTRRGLPLAALGAGFGVAALSWAAQHPTGVNLVIGLAGLLALAPALRVLLPKGTLTARRGLPVTILARALLAGSFFAAEAFIPLTLTAVHGYSAIAAGIPLTLSALGWSSAAWWQSRRPDIPREKLVRWGFVLNAVGISGVTLIAPSWGPVWATPVLWAVAGAGMGMAMSSLSVLTLGASTEVDRGFNSSALQISDMLGSALLVGLGGVLVTTFASAAAPTAAVVPFDLLMAGVAVLGAVLAGRLGRATLES
- a CDS encoding lysophospholipid acyltransferase family protein yields the protein MSKHAWMPVSPCGDGCVDHSTASVGRVRTAWRVVAASAVVLSGLLVVLGVLCVRGRARSALLRRWFRALLGAFGVRLRVLGPVFQDNPGRGVLVVSNHVSWLDELAIDAVQPIRMVAKRDIRDWPVLGPLITAARTVYLDRERLSLLPGTVAELAAALRDGAAVGIHAEGTTWCGLASGRYRPALFQAALDAGVPVRPVVLRYSQGSATSTTPAFVGSDTLVDSLRRVLRSRGLVVEVHVLDEVAPGRAETRRELAALVQQEAERVAYAPVEVPSPRRHATRVA
- a CDS encoding electron transfer flavoprotein subunit alpha/FixB family protein translates to MSEVLVLVDHVDGEVKKVTYELLSAARRLGEPAAVVVGSPGTAGKVRESLGRYGAVKVYAVESDDAVNHLVTPKVDALAALAATASPAAVLVSATLEGKEVAGRLAVRLDSGLLYDAVDLDGEGVATQSIFGGAYVVKSKVSKGVPVIAVRPGGVEASESPADAVEQAVEAPAANPALVTKVTGREAVAGGDRPELTEASVVVSGGRGVGSAESFDVVEKLADSLGAAVGASRAAVDSGYYPHQFQVGQTGKTVSPQLYIALGISGAIQHRAGMQTSKTIVAVNKDPEAPIFEIADFGVVGDLFAVAPQLTDEVGKRKG
- a CDS encoding GNAT family N-acetyltransferase; its protein translation is MTQPQLLVSTGDAASDAPRYSLLVARDSDEVVAAQRLRHQVFATEMGAVLHSSVPGHDVDHFDRFCDHLVVRDDRTGDIVGTYRMLPPERAAEAGGLYSDGEFDLSALDPLRPSLVETGRSCVHPDHRNGAVVSLVWAGIARYMLLSGHSWLIGCASVPLGSGTPHDGGSFAAGVWDVVQAKHYAPDEYRVRPLTPWDVDSVARPAKTVLPPLLKGYLRLGAWVAGRPALDADFGVADLPVLLGMHRVDQRYLKFFLGETA
- a CDS encoding cysteine desulfurase family protein translates to MAYFDHAATTPMLPEAIEAMTRALSTTGNASSLHTSGRRARRLVEEAREDIADALGARPSEVIFTSGGTESDNLAVKGVYWSRRTSRRRRVVATSVEHHAVLDAVQWLVEHEGAEVTWLEPDGLGRIRPEALRDALDDDVALVTTMWANNEVGTINPVRELAELAAERAVPFHTDAVQAVGAVPVDFTASGASALTLTGHKLGGPYGVGALLLGRDVATTPVLHGGGQEREVRSGTLDVPSIVALAVAVRHAVTHQAATAAEVAALRDELVASVRRVVPDVGVNGDPVHRLPGNAHLTFPGCEGDSLLMLLDAKGVECSTGSACTAGVAQPSHVLLAMGVDPVRARGSLRFTLGHTSTAADVRELAEVIGPVVERARTAGIAGLKRLAGKATAEV